The Candidatus Sulfotelmatobacter sp. genome has a window encoding:
- the purL gene encoding phosphoribosylformylglycinamidine synthase subunit PurL — protein sequence MPTTVTQAFTPETLRQHGLTPDEYEKIKQLLGGREPTLTELGIFSVMWSEHCSYKSSRVHLKRLPTRSKIVLQGPGENAGIIDIGDGWACAFKIESHNHPSFIEPFQGATTGVGGILRDIFTMGARPVAVMDSLRFGPITPHVAPDAFVRGTTEITPDIPSEGRTNASVPTQAELHKNHSILEGVVAGVASYGNCFGVPNLGGETKFQPCYSGNPLVNAFALGLVRKNEIFYARAAGEGNPVIYVGAKTGRDGIHGATMASEEFSAASEAKRPNVQVGDPFLEKLLLEACLEAMQTGAVIGIQDMGAAGLTCSTCEMGGRGGVGIEIELDRVPQRETGMTPYEIMLSESQERMLLVAQKGREQEVFRVFEKWGLDAVEVGKVIPDNKLRVLEHGKLVAEIPNPALTDEAPLYKRPLARWEPPVPREKPEHVKFAAGDFTANLKQVLASPNICGKRWVWQQYDHMVQTNTVEAPGAGDAGVIRIKGSQRGLAMALDGNGRWCYLDPRLGAMHAVAEAARKVACSGATPVGATNCLNFGNPEKPHIMWQFSQTIDGITKACEELEIPITGGNVSFYNETLGEGIYPTPVLGVVGILEDVHKAAKMHFAAPGRTIVLLRAGEPGDITDAEVEFGSSEYAKEILGSLWGYPPQLDLEREAALQKAIIEMIQQGLVESAHDCADGGVAVALAEKAFPKNVGARVNLASDGLFPEYALFGEDASRILISCDPAHVTRIKQVAASHGVTADVIGETIPEHLEISLDGKIVISAPVKELCNSYENALQSALQTDPELVAS from the coding sequence ATGCCCACGACTGTCACCCAAGCCTTCACCCCGGAGACCCTCCGCCAGCACGGCCTCACGCCCGACGAATACGAAAAAATCAAGCAGCTTCTCGGCGGCCGCGAGCCCACGCTCACCGAACTCGGCATCTTCAGCGTGATGTGGAGCGAGCACTGCTCCTACAAATCCTCCCGCGTGCATCTCAAGCGCCTGCCTACTCGCAGCAAGATCGTCTTGCAGGGCCCCGGAGAAAATGCCGGCATCATCGACATCGGCGACGGCTGGGCCTGCGCGTTCAAAATCGAATCCCACAACCACCCCAGCTTCATCGAGCCCTTCCAGGGCGCAACCACCGGCGTAGGCGGCATCCTCCGCGACATATTCACCATGGGCGCAAGACCGGTAGCGGTCATGGACTCCCTACGGTTCGGCCCGATCACACCACACGTGGCCCCGGACGCGTTCGTCCGGGGTACGACCGAAATCACGCCCGACATTCCTTCCGAAGGACGGACGAATGCGTCCGTTCCCACGCAAGCCGAACTCCACAAAAACCATTCCATCCTCGAAGGTGTGGTCGCCGGCGTTGCCTCTTACGGCAACTGCTTCGGCGTTCCCAACCTCGGCGGCGAAACCAAGTTCCAGCCCTGCTACTCCGGCAATCCGCTCGTCAACGCCTTCGCCCTCGGCCTCGTACGAAAAAATGAAATCTTTTATGCCAGGGCGGCGGGAGAAGGCAATCCCGTGATCTACGTCGGCGCCAAGACCGGACGCGACGGCATTCACGGTGCCACCATGGCCAGCGAAGAATTCAGCGCGGCTTCCGAAGCCAAGCGCCCCAACGTGCAAGTCGGCGATCCGTTCCTCGAAAAACTTCTTCTCGAAGCCTGTCTCGAAGCCATGCAGACCGGCGCCGTTATTGGTATTCAGGACATGGGCGCAGCCGGACTTACCTGTTCGACCTGCGAGATGGGCGGACGCGGCGGCGTGGGCATCGAGATCGAACTTGATCGCGTCCCCCAGCGCGAAACCGGCATGACTCCCTACGAGATCATGCTCAGCGAATCGCAGGAGCGCATGCTGCTGGTCGCGCAAAAAGGCCGCGAGCAAGAAGTCTTCCGCGTCTTCGAAAAATGGGGACTCGATGCCGTCGAAGTCGGCAAGGTCATCCCCGACAACAAACTGCGCGTCCTCGAACACGGCAAACTTGTAGCCGAGATACCGAATCCCGCATTGACCGATGAAGCGCCGCTGTACAAACGTCCGCTGGCGCGCTGGGAACCGCCGGTTCCGCGCGAGAAGCCGGAGCACGTCAAATTCGCCGCCGGAGATTTCACTGCGAATCTCAAGCAAGTGCTCGCCAGCCCTAACATCTGCGGCAAGCGCTGGGTGTGGCAGCAATACGATCACATGGTGCAGACCAACACTGTCGAAGCCCCTGGCGCAGGTGACGCAGGCGTGATCCGCATCAAAGGTTCGCAACGCGGCCTGGCGATGGCGCTCGACGGTAACGGCCGCTGGTGCTATCTCGATCCGCGCCTCGGCGCAATGCACGCGGTCGCCGAAGCCGCCCGCAAAGTCGCTTGCTCTGGAGCAACTCCGGTCGGCGCCACGAATTGCCTGAACTTCGGCAATCCCGAGAAGCCGCACATTATGTGGCAGTTCTCGCAAACCATCGACGGCATCACCAAAGCTTGCGAGGAACTCGAAATTCCCATCACCGGCGGCAACGTCAGCTTTTACAACGAGACGCTCGGCGAGGGCATTTATCCCACGCCCGTGCTCGGAGTCGTCGGCATTCTCGAAGACGTGCACAAGGCCGCGAAAATGCACTTCGCCGCCCCCGGACGCACCATCGTGCTATTGCGCGCCGGCGAGCCCGGCGATATCACCGATGCAGAAGTCGAGTTTGGCTCCTCCGAGTACGCGAAAGAAATTTTGGGCAGCCTCTGGGGATATCCGCCACAACTCGATCTCGAAAGGGAAGCCGCGTTGCAGAAGGCCATCATCGAAATGATTCAGCAAGGCTTGGTCGAATCGGCGCACGACTGCGCCGACGGCGGCGTCGCGGTTGCGTTGGCGGAGAAAGCATTCCCGAAAAATGTAGGCGCACGCGTGAACCTGGCCTCTGACGGCCTTTTCCCCGAGTATGCCCTGTTCGGCGAAGACGCCAGCCGCATCCTGATCTCTTGCGACCCAGCCCATGTAACGCGAATCAAACAAGTAGCGGCGAGTCACGGCGTCACAGCAGACGTAATCGGAGAAACAATTCCAGAACATCTGGAAATTTCGCTGGATGGAAAAATCGTAATCTCAGCGCCGGTGAAAGAATTATGCAACTCGTACGAAAACGCGTTGCAGTCGGCGCTGCAAACCGATCCTGAACTGGTAGCAAGTTAA
- the purF gene encoding amidophosphoribosyltransferase → MPDKFHDECGVVAIFAHPEAEKLAYLGLHALQHRGQESAGIVTSDGLTSHAHKAMGSVADIFTEDVLSKMRGSLAIGHTRYSTAGDSALLNAQPILVQSNKGSIALAHNGNLTNAQHVRARLESQGSIFQTNSDTEVIVHLIALSKEQTLPEAVADALRRVEGAFSLVMMSNDRVFAVRDPRGFRPLAMGRIAALEGQKHDTVVFASETCAFDLIGAEYIRDVKPGELIVVGSEGVSSRFYTSAAPQSSCIFEHVYFSRPDSIVFGRAVQASREELGRQLAREAGVEADLVVPVPDSGVTAAVGYAAESGIPFRFGLIRNHYVGRTFIEPSQSVRDFGVRLKLNPVRSLLQGKRVVLIDDSIVRGTTSRKIVRMIRNAGAKEVHMRISCPPTISPCYYGVDTPSKKQLIAANKSVDEIRDYIGADSLAYLSIEGLKKACGEGEKISYCSACYTGNYPTDIIDVEEILPAAVRR, encoded by the coding sequence ATGCCCGACAAATTTCACGACGAGTGCGGCGTAGTCGCAATCTTCGCCCATCCTGAAGCGGAAAAGTTGGCCTACCTTGGGCTGCATGCGTTGCAGCATCGCGGCCAGGAATCGGCCGGCATCGTCACCTCCGACGGCCTGACTTCGCACGCCCACAAGGCCATGGGCTCAGTGGCCGACATCTTTACCGAAGACGTGCTCTCGAAAATGCGCGGCTCGCTCGCCATCGGCCATACGCGCTATTCGACAGCCGGAGACTCCGCGCTGCTGAATGCGCAGCCGATCCTGGTGCAGTCCAACAAAGGCTCGATCGCCCTTGCCCACAACGGCAACCTGACCAATGCGCAACACGTGCGCGCCCGCCTTGAGAGTCAAGGCTCGATTTTTCAGACCAACAGCGACACCGAAGTCATCGTTCATCTGATCGCGCTCTCAAAAGAACAAACTCTGCCGGAAGCCGTAGCCGATGCGCTGCGGCGGGTGGAAGGTGCGTTTTCGCTGGTGATGATGAGCAACGATCGCGTGTTCGCCGTCCGCGACCCGCGCGGCTTTCGCCCGCTCGCCATGGGGCGCATCGCCGCGCTCGAAGGTCAGAAGCACGACACCGTCGTCTTCGCCTCCGAGACCTGCGCCTTTGATCTCATCGGCGCTGAATACATTCGCGATGTAAAGCCGGGTGAACTGATCGTCGTCGGATCCGAGGGCGTGAGTTCGCGTTTTTATACCAGCGCCGCGCCGCAATCAAGTTGCATTTTCGAACACGTATACTTCTCGCGTCCTGACAGTATCGTCTTCGGCCGCGCCGTGCAGGCCAGTCGGGAAGAACTTGGCCGCCAACTCGCGCGCGAAGCGGGAGTGGAGGCCGATCTGGTCGTACCCGTGCCCGATTCCGGCGTGACCGCTGCTGTTGGCTATGCCGCCGAGAGCGGCATCCCGTTTCGCTTTGGCCTGATTCGCAATCACTACGTCGGACGCACCTTCATCGAGCCCAGCCAGAGTGTGCGCGACTTCGGCGTGAGATTGAAATTGAATCCGGTGCGTTCGCTGCTGCAAGGCAAGCGCGTGGTGCTGATCGACGATTCGATCGTGCGCGGCACGACCAGCCGCAAGATTGTCCGCATGATCCGCAACGCCGGGGCGAAAGAAGTGCACATGCGGATTTCGTGCCCGCCCACAATCTCGCCGTGTTACTACGGCGTAGACACTCCATCGAAGAAGCAACTCATCGCCGCCAACAAGTCCGTCGACGAGATCCGTGACTACATCGGCGCCGATTCGCTGGCTTATCTCTCCATCGAAGGCCTGAAGAAGGCCTGCGGGGAAGGCGAGAAGATTTCTTACTGCTCGGCCTGCTATACAGGGAACTATCCGACCGACATCATCGATGTCGAGGAAATATTGCCGGCGGCGGTGCGGCGGTGA